In Streptomyces sp. P3, one DNA window encodes the following:
- a CDS encoding trans-aconitate 2-methyltransferase, whose translation MAHHPHASHADQDTHDHGHPHGHRTDIDWAEMAQHLEAQAELFTPLYERALAWLAKEVTEPGLIVDAGSGPGVVSCLFAETFPGARVLAVDGSEPLLRRAGERASRLGYADRFGTLAGELPGVLDELDYPADLLWAGRSLHHLGDQRAALAAFAQRLGPGGTLAIMEGGLPTRFLPRDPGFGRPGLEARLDVLEAQWFARMRADLPGSVAVTEDWAALLGAAGLTHSRSRSFLLDLPAPASDRARAYVVASLSRLREAFGEDLDPEDRATVDRLLDPDDEASVHRRADVFVLAAHTVHTAVRAG comes from the coding sequence ATGGCGCACCACCCGCACGCATCCCACGCCGACCAGGACACGCACGATCACGGCCACCCGCACGGTCACCGCACCGACATCGACTGGGCCGAGATGGCACAGCATCTGGAGGCGCAGGCCGAACTGTTCACCCCCCTCTACGAGCGGGCCCTGGCCTGGCTCGCCAAGGAGGTGACCGAGCCCGGGCTGATCGTGGACGCGGGCAGCGGCCCCGGGGTCGTCTCCTGTCTGTTCGCGGAGACCTTCCCCGGTGCGCGCGTCCTGGCGGTCGACGGCTCCGAGCCGCTGCTGCGGCGGGCCGGGGAACGCGCGTCCCGGCTCGGCTACGCCGACCGGTTCGGCACCCTGGCCGGTGAACTGCCAGGCGTTCTCGACGAGTTGGACTACCCAGCCGACCTGCTGTGGGCCGGGCGCAGCCTGCATCACCTGGGCGACCAGCGCGCCGCCCTGGCGGCCTTCGCGCAGCGACTCGGGCCCGGCGGAACGCTGGCGATCATGGAGGGCGGACTGCCGACCCGGTTCCTGCCGCGCGACCCGGGCTTCGGACGGCCGGGTCTGGAGGCACGGCTCGACGTGCTGGAGGCGCAGTGGTTCGCGCGGATGCGGGCCGACCTGCCGGGCTCCGTCGCCGTGACGGAGGACTGGGCGGCGCTGCTCGGCGCCGCGGGCCTGACGCACAGCCGCAGCCGCAGCTTCCTGCTCGACCTGCCCGCGCCCGCCTCCGACCGGGCCCGCGCCTACGTCGTCGCGAGCCTGTCCCGGCTGCGCGAGGCCTTCGGCGAGGACCTCGACCCCGAGGACCGCGCCACGGTCGACCGCCTCCTCGACCCGGACGACGAGGCGAGCGTGCACCGCCGGGCCGATGTCTTCGTGCTCGCCGCCCACACCGTGCACACCGCCGTACGGGCGGGCTGA
- a CDS encoding SDR family oxidoreductase — MTDSPVTLITGGGSGIGAAVARQLLDLGHRVAVTGRGEERLRAFAADLGDPKALSTFTGNAADYDSVRSAVDRTLDAHGRLDTVVANAGTATHDSVAEGDPAGWTDMVLTNVLGPALLIRASIDALKETRGRIVLIGSVAGFVPTPGNLYGATKYAVTALAENTRRQVTEWGVGVTLVAPGRVETPFWDGYGSLPPGHLLTADQIADSVVWALRQPAGVDVNTVVVRPIGQPN, encoded by the coding sequence ATGACCGACTCACCGGTCACACTGATCACCGGCGGCGGCAGCGGCATCGGCGCCGCCGTCGCGCGGCAACTGCTGGACCTCGGGCACCGGGTCGCCGTCACCGGCCGGGGCGAGGAACGGCTGCGCGCGTTCGCCGCGGACCTCGGCGACCCGAAGGCCCTGTCGACCTTCACCGGGAACGCCGCCGACTACGACAGCGTACGGTCGGCGGTCGACCGTACCCTCGACGCCCACGGCCGGCTGGACACGGTCGTCGCCAATGCGGGGACCGCCACCCACGACTCGGTCGCCGAGGGCGATCCGGCCGGGTGGACCGACATGGTGCTGACCAACGTCCTCGGGCCCGCGCTGCTGATCCGGGCGTCGATCGACGCGCTGAAGGAGACCCGGGGGCGGATCGTGCTGATCGGCAGTGTCGCCGGCTTCGTGCCCACCCCGGGCAACCTCTACGGGGCGACCAAGTACGCGGTCACCGCACTCGCGGAGAACACCCGCCGCCAGGTCACCGAGTGGGGCGTCGGAGTGACGCTGGTCGCGCCCGGCCGGGTGGAGACCCCGTTCTGGGACGGCTACGGCAGCCTGCCGCCCGGTCATCTGCTGACCGCCGACCAGATCGCCGACTCCGTGGTGTGGGCCCTGCGGCAGCCCGCCGGGGTCGACGTCAACACCGTCGTCGTCCGGCCGATCGGCCAGCCCAACTGA
- a CDS encoding aldo/keto reductase, giving the protein MSSKVPPIILNNGVEMPQLGFGVWQVPDDEAEQAVTTALEAGYRSIDTAAIYGNEKGTGKALAASGVPREDIFVTTKLWNSDQGHDSTLRAFDTSLEKLGLDHVDLYLIHWPRPARGRYVDTYKAFEKLLADGRVKAIGVSNFLPEHLERLIDETSVVPAVNQIELHPHLQQQASRAFHAERGIATEAWSPLGQGKGLLEVPAVVAIARKHDRTPAQVVLRWHLQLGNVVIPKSVTPSRIKENIDVFDFSLDTEDLAAISALNEDRRIGPDPATFDVG; this is encoded by the coding sequence GTGAGCAGCAAGGTCCCCCCGATCATCCTCAACAACGGCGTCGAGATGCCCCAGCTGGGCTTCGGGGTCTGGCAGGTGCCGGACGACGAGGCGGAGCAGGCGGTCACCACCGCACTGGAGGCCGGGTACCGCAGCATCGACACAGCGGCGATCTACGGCAACGAGAAGGGCACCGGCAAGGCCCTCGCCGCCTCCGGCGTCCCCCGCGAGGACATCTTCGTCACCACCAAGCTCTGGAACTCCGACCAGGGGCACGACTCGACGCTGCGCGCGTTCGACACCTCGCTGGAGAAGCTCGGCCTGGACCACGTGGACCTGTACCTGATCCACTGGCCGCGGCCGGCCCGCGGCCGGTACGTCGACACGTACAAGGCCTTCGAGAAGCTCCTCGCCGACGGCCGCGTCAAGGCGATCGGCGTGTCGAACTTCCTGCCGGAGCACCTCGAGCGGCTGATCGACGAGACGTCGGTCGTGCCGGCGGTCAACCAGATCGAGCTGCACCCGCATCTGCAGCAGCAGGCGTCCCGCGCGTTCCACGCGGAGCGGGGCATCGCCACCGAGGCCTGGTCCCCGCTCGGCCAGGGCAAGGGCCTGCTCGAGGTCCCGGCGGTCGTGGCGATCGCCCGCAAGCACGACCGCACGCCCGCCCAGGTGGTGCTGCGCTGGCACCTCCAGCTCGGCAACGTGGTGATCCCGAAGTCCGTGACGCCGTCGCGGATCAAGGAGAACATCGACGTGTTCGACTTCAGCCTGGACACCGAGGACCTCGCGGCGATCAGCGCCCTGAACGAGGACCGTCGCATCGGCCCGGACCCGGCCACGTTCGACGTCGGGTGA
- a CDS encoding long-chain fatty acid--CoA ligase, producing the protein MREFTNPALALPPPVGGLADVVFRHAQEDPHYIALGRKDEHGEWRDVTSAEFRDEVLALSKGLLAQGIRFGDRVAIMSRTRYEWTLFDYALWTIGAQVVPVYPTSSAEQCFWMLYDAECTAAVVEHEDHAMTIATVIDRLPQLRQLWQLDSGCVQELYDAGAAIEDEVVHRHREAVTPDSTATIIYTSGTTGRPKGCVVSHGNFMFEADTVIERWEPVFHSRKGDEAATLLFLPLAHVFGRMVQIAAIRGRVRFGHQPQLHASALLPDLQAFRPTFFLAVPYIFEKVFGAARRRAEREGRAGPFEKAVDVAVQYAEAVEAKAWGTGPGPSAGLRMQHQLFEKLVYAKLRAAMGGRVRQAMSGGSAMDRRLGLFFSGAGVQIYEGYGLTETTAAATANPPGRTRYGTVGQAIPGMTVHIADDGEIWLRGDNVFQGYLNNPKATDETLHDGWLATGDLGALDEDGYLTITGRKKEILVTSGGKSVAPGLLEERVRDHPLVHQCLLVGNDRPFVAALVTLDHEAVEHWLQMRGKPQMTPAELVRDADLEAEVRRAVVAANTLVSKAESIRTFRILGQPFSEEHGLLTPSLKLKRKAIESAYAKEVEALYGS; encoded by the coding sequence TTGCGGGAGTTCACCAACCCTGCGTTGGCGCTGCCACCACCGGTCGGCGGTCTGGCCGATGTCGTCTTCCGGCACGCCCAGGAGGACCCGCACTACATCGCGCTCGGCCGCAAGGACGAACACGGCGAGTGGCGGGACGTCACCTCCGCCGAGTTCCGCGACGAGGTCCTCGCCCTGTCCAAAGGCCTTCTCGCCCAGGGCATCCGGTTCGGCGACCGCGTCGCGATCATGTCCCGCACCCGCTACGAGTGGACCCTGTTCGACTACGCCCTGTGGACCATCGGCGCCCAGGTGGTGCCGGTCTACCCCACCTCGTCCGCCGAGCAGTGCTTCTGGATGCTCTACGACGCCGAGTGCACGGCCGCCGTCGTCGAGCACGAGGACCATGCCATGACGATCGCCACCGTCATCGACCGCCTGCCGCAGTTGCGGCAGCTGTGGCAGCTGGACTCGGGCTGCGTGCAGGAGCTGTACGACGCCGGCGCGGCCATCGAGGACGAGGTGGTCCACCGTCACCGGGAGGCGGTCACCCCCGACTCCACCGCGACGATCATCTACACCTCGGGGACCACCGGCCGGCCCAAGGGCTGCGTCGTCTCGCACGGCAACTTCATGTTCGAGGCGGACACCGTCATCGAGCGCTGGGAACCGGTGTTCCACTCCAGGAAGGGCGACGAGGCGGCGACCCTGCTGTTCCTGCCGCTGGCGCACGTCTTCGGACGGATGGTACAGATCGCCGCGATCCGTGGCAGGGTCCGCTTCGGCCACCAGCCCCAGCTGCACGCGTCCGCGCTCCTGCCCGACCTGCAGGCGTTCCGTCCGACGTTCTTCCTGGCCGTGCCGTACATCTTCGAGAAGGTGTTCGGCGCGGCCCGGCGCAGGGCGGAGCGGGAGGGCAGGGCGGGGCCGTTCGAGAAGGCCGTGGACGTGGCCGTGCAGTACGCCGAGGCGGTCGAGGCGAAGGCGTGGGGCACCGGGCCGGGCCCCTCCGCGGGGTTGCGCATGCAGCACCAACTGTTCGAAAAGCTCGTCTACGCCAAGCTGCGCGCGGCCATGGGCGGACGCGTGCGGCAGGCGATGTCCGGCGGCTCGGCCATGGACCGCAGGCTCGGCCTGTTCTTCTCCGGCGCGGGCGTGCAGATCTACGAGGGATACGGCCTGACGGAGACGACGGCGGCGGCGACGGCCAACCCGCCCGGACGCACCCGGTACGGCACCGTCGGCCAGGCCATCCCCGGCATGACCGTGCACATCGCGGACGACGGCGAGATCTGGCTGCGCGGCGACAACGTCTTCCAGGGGTATCTGAACAACCCCAAGGCCACCGACGAGACCCTGCACGACGGCTGGCTGGCCACCGGCGATCTCGGCGCCCTGGACGAGGACGGCTATCTCACCATCACCGGCCGCAAGAAGGAGATCCTGGTCACCTCGGGCGGCAAGAGCGTCGCGCCGGGGCTGCTGGAGGAGCGGGTGCGCGACCACCCCCTGGTCCACCAGTGCCTTCTGGTGGGCAACGACCGGCCGTTCGTGGCCGCCCTGGTCACGCTCGACCACGAGGCCGTCGAGCACTGGCTGCAGATGCGCGGCAAGCCGCAGATGACGCCCGCGGAGCTGGTCCGCGACGCCGACCTGGAGGCGGAGGTCCGCCGGGCGGTGGTGGCCGCCAACACGCTGGTCTCGAAGGCGGAGTCGATCCGCACCTTCCGCATCCTCGGCCAGCCCTTCAGCGAGGAGCACGGGCTGTTGACCCCGTCGCTGAAGCTGAAGCGCAAGGCGATCGAGAGCGCTTACGCAAAAGAGGTCGAGGCGCTGTACGGCTCCTGA
- a CDS encoding bile acid:sodium symporter family protein: MPVDPYILLLLATVGLAALFPARGAAADVASGASTAAIAFLFFLYGARLSTREALDGLKHWRLHVTVLACTFVVFPLLGLAARGLVPVLLTHPLYQGLLFLTLVPSTVQSSIAFTSIARGNVPAAICAGSFSSLVGIVVTPLLAAALLGSNGVGFSADSVVGIVLQLLVPFLAGQVLRRWIGGFVTRHKKVLALVDRGSILLVVYTAFSEGVVQGIWHRVSAVRLGGLLVVEAVLLAVMLALTWYGGRALRFGRADRIALQFAGSKKSLASGLPMASVLFGAHASLAVLPLMLFHQMQLMVCAVIAKRRARDPLEPPHERTGERTQATA, from the coding sequence ATGCCGGTCGACCCCTACATCCTGCTGTTGCTCGCGACCGTCGGGCTCGCCGCGCTGTTCCCGGCGCGCGGTGCCGCCGCCGATGTGGCCTCCGGCGCCTCGACCGCGGCCATCGCCTTCCTCTTCTTCCTGTACGGCGCCCGCCTGTCCACCCGCGAGGCGCTGGACGGGCTGAAGCACTGGCGACTGCACGTGACGGTGCTGGCCTGCACGTTCGTGGTCTTCCCGCTGCTCGGCCTGGCCGCCCGCGGCCTCGTCCCGGTCCTCCTCACCCACCCGCTCTACCAGGGGCTGCTTTTCCTCACCCTCGTGCCGTCGACCGTCCAGTCGTCGATCGCCTTCACCTCGATCGCCCGTGGCAACGTGCCCGCGGCGATCTGCGCGGGCTCCTTCTCCTCCCTGGTCGGCATCGTCGTCACCCCGCTGCTGGCGGCGGCCCTGCTCGGCAGCAACGGCGTCGGCTTCTCGGCGGACTCAGTCGTCGGGATCGTGCTGCAACTGCTCGTGCCGTTCCTCGCGGGGCAGGTGCTGCGACGCTGGATCGGCGGCTTCGTCACCCGGCACAAGAAGGTGCTCGCGCTCGTCGACCGCGGTTCGATCCTCCTCGTCGTCTACACCGCCTTCAGCGAGGGCGTGGTCCAGGGCATCTGGCACCGGGTGAGCGCGGTGCGGCTGGGCGGACTGCTCGTGGTCGAGGCCGTGCTGCTCGCGGTGATGCTCGCCCTGACCTGGTACGGCGGCCGGGCGCTGCGGTTCGGCCGTGCGGACCGGATCGCCCTGCAGTTCGCCGGCTCCAAGAAGTCCCTCGCCTCGGGACTGCCCATGGCGAGCGTCCTGTTCGGCGCGCACGCCTCCCTCGCGGTGCTGCCGCTGATGCTCTTCCACCAGATGCAGCTCATGGTGTGCGCGGTCATCGCCAAGCGCCGGGCCCGCGATCCACTGGAGCCGCCGCACGAACGCACCGGCGAGCGGACACAGGCGACGGCGTGA
- a CDS encoding isochorismatase family protein: MTVPHALDPARTALILVDLMDRIVALPLAPRNGAEVLQAAQELADSFRSAGALVVLVRVERPGVVEQPSGSGLVQGLSRDGDVEIVKRTIGAFQGTGLDDSLRERGVTTCVFAGIATNLGVESTARAAGDLGYELVFVEDAMAALTGPEHEASVKLDFPRLGTVVHTADVRFTRD, from the coding sequence ATGACCGTCCCCCACGCGCTCGATCCCGCGCGCACCGCACTGATCCTCGTCGATCTGATGGACCGCATCGTCGCCCTCCCCCTCGCGCCCCGCAACGGCGCCGAAGTGCTGCAGGCCGCACAGGAGTTGGCGGACTCCTTCCGCTCGGCGGGAGCCCTCGTCGTGCTCGTCCGCGTCGAGCGTCCGGGGGTCGTCGAGCAGCCGTCCGGCAGCGGACTGGTCCAGGGGCTGTCGCGGGACGGCGACGTGGAGATCGTCAAACGGACGATCGGCGCCTTCCAGGGAACCGGCCTGGACGACAGTCTCCGTGAACGAGGCGTCACCACCTGCGTGTTCGCGGGCATCGCGACGAATCTCGGCGTCGAGTCCACCGCCCGCGCCGCCGGCGACCTCGGATACGAGCTGGTCTTCGTCGAGGATGCGATGGCCGCCCTCACCGGGCCCGAACACGAGGCGTCGGTGAAGCTCGATTTCCCCCGGCTCGGCACTGTGGTCCACACGGCCGACGTGCGCTTCACGCGGGACTGA
- the fdhD gene encoding formate dehydrogenase accessory sulfurtransferase FdhD has protein sequence MGRVTERRKVVRIRDGAVSTRPDTLVAEEPLEIRLNGKPLAITMRTPGDDFALAAGFLVSEGVLAERDDLQNIVYCAGATADGSNTYNVVDVRTAPGVAIPDITLERNVYTTSSCGLCGKASLDAVRTTTRWPVADTPRLRIEPELLAVLPDRLRAAQRVFDRTGGLHGAALFSEDGALLDVREDVGRHNAVDKLVGRALQSGDLPLSRAILLVSGRASFELAQKAVMAGVPVLAAVSAPSSLAVDLAVETGLTLVGFLRGSSMNVYAGEDRIALRAPAAQG, from the coding sequence ATGGGACGAGTCACCGAACGACGCAAGGTGGTCCGCATCAGGGACGGCGCGGTCTCCACCCGCCCGGACACCCTGGTCGCCGAGGAGCCACTGGAGATCCGGCTCAACGGCAAACCGCTGGCGATCACGATGCGCACGCCCGGTGACGACTTCGCGCTGGCCGCCGGTTTCCTGGTCAGCGAGGGCGTGCTGGCCGAGCGGGACGACCTCCAGAACATCGTCTACTGCGCGGGCGCGACAGCCGACGGGAGCAACACCTACAACGTGGTGGACGTACGCACCGCGCCCGGAGTGGCGATCCCCGACATCACCCTCGAGCGCAACGTCTACACCACCTCCTCGTGCGGCCTGTGCGGCAAGGCGAGCCTGGACGCGGTGCGCACGACGACCCGCTGGCCCGTCGCCGACACCCCCCGGCTCCGGATCGAGCCCGAGCTGCTCGCCGTCCTGCCCGACCGGCTGCGCGCGGCGCAGCGGGTGTTCGACCGGACCGGAGGGCTCCACGGGGCCGCCCTGTTCTCCGAGGACGGCGCACTGCTCGACGTCCGGGAGGACGTGGGCCGGCACAACGCGGTGGACAAGCTGGTCGGCCGTGCCCTGCAGAGCGGGGACCTGCCCCTGTCGCGGGCGATCCTGCTGGTCTCGGGCCGGGCCTCGTTCGAGCTGGCGCAGAAGGCCGTGATGGCGGGCGTCCCGGTGCTCGCGGCGGTCTCCGCGCCCTCCTCGCTGGCGGTGGACCTGGCCGTGGAGACCGGACTGACCCTGGTGGGCTTCCTGCGGGGCAGCTCCATGAACGTGTACGCGGGTGAGGACCGCATAGCCCTGAGGGCCCCGGCCGCCCAGGGCTGA
- a CDS encoding OFA family MFS transporter produces the protein MSPPIAPPGWSRWLVPPAALSVHLSIGQAYAWSVFKPSLESALGLSGTQSALPFQLAIVMLGLSAAFGGTLVERNGPRWAMTVALVCFSSGFLISALGAAVEQYWLIVLGYGFVGGIGLGIGYISPVSTLIKWFPDRPGMATGIAIMGFGGGALIASPWSAQMLQSFGSDSSGIALAFLVHGLSYAVFMTLGVLLVRVPRGERPVAGAPSAVEGVQVSARSAVRTPQFWCLWIVLCMNVTAGIGILEKAAPMITDFFADTSTPVSASAAAGFVALLSAANMAGRIGWSSTSDLVGRKNVYRLYLGVGALMYALIALIGDSSKPLFVLCALVILSFYGGGFATIPAYLKDLFGAYQVGAIHGRLLTAWSTAGVLGPLIVNWIADRQEEAGKDGSSLYTLSLFIMIGLLAVGFVANELVRPVHVRHHVPAQRKAADAERQQPESAA, from the coding sequence ATGAGTCCCCCCATCGCGCCGCCCGGCTGGAGCCGTTGGCTCGTCCCCCCGGCCGCCCTCTCGGTCCACCTCTCCATCGGCCAGGCCTACGCCTGGTCGGTGTTCAAACCGTCGCTGGAGTCCGCGCTCGGTCTCAGCGGGACGCAGAGCGCGCTCCCGTTCCAGCTCGCCATCGTGATGCTCGGCCTGTCCGCGGCCTTCGGCGGCACCCTGGTGGAACGTAACGGGCCGCGCTGGGCGATGACCGTCGCCCTGGTCTGTTTCTCGTCCGGGTTCCTGATCTCCGCCCTCGGCGCCGCCGTCGAGCAGTACTGGCTGATCGTCCTCGGCTACGGCTTCGTCGGCGGAATCGGGCTGGGAATCGGTTACATCTCGCCCGTCTCCACCCTGATCAAGTGGTTCCCGGACCGCCCCGGCATGGCCACCGGAATCGCCATCATGGGCTTCGGCGGCGGCGCGCTCATCGCCTCTCCCTGGTCCGCGCAGATGCTCCAGTCGTTCGGCTCCGACAGCTCGGGCATCGCCCTCGCGTTCCTCGTGCACGGTCTCAGTTACGCGGTCTTCATGACGCTGGGCGTCCTGCTGGTGCGCGTGCCGCGCGGCGAGCGGCCGGTCGCCGGCGCGCCGAGCGCCGTCGAGGGCGTGCAGGTCTCGGCGCGCAGCGCGGTGCGCACCCCGCAGTTCTGGTGTCTGTGGATCGTGCTCTGCATGAACGTGACCGCCGGCATCGGCATCCTCGAGAAGGCCGCGCCCATGATCACGGACTTCTTCGCCGACACCTCCACCCCGGTCTCGGCCTCCGCGGCCGCTGGCTTCGTCGCCCTGCTGTCCGCGGCCAACATGGCCGGCCGGATCGGCTGGTCGTCGACCTCGGACCTGGTCGGGCGCAAGAACGTCTACCGTCTCTACCTGGGCGTCGGCGCCCTGATGTACGCCCTCATCGCCCTGATCGGCGACTCGTCGAAACCGCTGTTCGTCCTGTGCGCGCTGGTGATCCTCTCCTTCTACGGAGGGGGCTTCGCGACCATTCCCGCCTATCTCAAGGACCTCTTCGGGGCCTATCAGGTGGGCGCGATCCACGGCCGGCTGCTCACCGCCTGGTCGACGGCCGGCGTGCTGGGCCCGCTGATCGTCAACTGGATCGCCGACCGCCAGGAGGAGGCCGGCAAGGACGGCTCGTCGCTGTACACCCTGTCCCTGTTCATCATGATCGGGCTGCTGGCCGTCGGGTTCGTCGCCAACGAGCTCGTCCGGCCCGTCCACGTCCGCCACCACGTACCCGCCCAGAGGAAGGCAGCCGATGCCGAACGACAGCAGCCCGAGTCCGCAGCCTGA
- a CDS encoding beta-ketoacyl-ACP synthase III has product MNGSRITAVGHYQPAKVLTNEDLAELVDTNDEWIRSRVGIRTRHIAGPDEPVDELAAHAAAKALATAGLAPDEIDLVLVATSTAVDRSPNMAARVAARLGIPQPAVMDVNVVCAGFTHALATADHTVRAGAATRALVIGADKMSEVTDWSDRTTCVLVGDGAGAAVVEACPDGAEPGIGPVLWGSVPEMGHAVRIEGQPARFAQEGQSVYRWATTRLPPLARQACERAGFKPEDLAAVVLHQANLRIIEPLAAKIGAVNAVVARDVSESGNTSAASIPLAFSKLVEQGAVSTGDPVLLFGFGGNLSYAGQVVRCP; this is encoded by the coding sequence ATGAACGGCTCGCGCATCACCGCCGTCGGCCACTACCAGCCCGCCAAGGTGCTCACCAACGAGGACCTGGCGGAACTGGTGGACACCAATGACGAGTGGATCAGGAGCCGGGTGGGCATCCGCACGCGCCACATCGCCGGCCCCGACGAGCCGGTGGACGAGCTCGCCGCGCACGCCGCGGCCAAGGCGCTCGCCACGGCGGGCCTCGCACCGGACGAGATCGACCTGGTGCTCGTCGCCACCTCCACGGCCGTCGACCGCTCGCCCAACATGGCCGCGAGGGTCGCCGCCCGCCTCGGCATCCCGCAGCCCGCCGTGATGGACGTCAACGTCGTCTGCGCCGGTTTCACCCATGCGCTGGCCACCGCCGACCACACCGTCCGCGCCGGCGCCGCCACCCGCGCCCTGGTCATCGGCGCCGACAAGATGTCCGAGGTGACGGACTGGAGCGACCGCACCACCTGCGTGCTCGTCGGCGACGGAGCGGGCGCCGCCGTGGTCGAGGCCTGTCCCGACGGCGCCGAGCCCGGGATCGGGCCCGTGCTGTGGGGCTCGGTGCCCGAGATGGGGCACGCGGTGCGCATCGAGGGTCAGCCGGCCAGGTTCGCCCAGGAAGGCCAGAGCGTCTACCGCTGGGCCACCACCCGGCTGCCGCCGCTCGCCCGGCAGGCCTGCGAGCGGGCGGGATTCAAGCCCGAGGACCTGGCCGCCGTCGTCCTGCACCAGGCGAACCTGCGCATCATCGAGCCCCTCGCGGCGAAGATCGGGGCTGTCAACGCGGTCGTCGCGCGCGATGTGAGCGAATCGGGAAACACCTCCGCCGCCAGCATCCCGCTCGCCTTCTCCAAGCTCGTCGAACAGGGCGCCGTCTCCACGGGTGACCCCGTACTGCTGTTCGGCTTCGGCGGCAACCTGTCGTATGCCGGGCAGGTCGTGCGCTGCCCGTGA
- a CDS encoding GntR family transcriptional regulator, with protein MLSTGLPHGAVPKLERPGPLRDRVYEALLELITSRALQPGRHLVESELAGLLGVSRQPVREALQRLNTEGWVDLRPAQGAFVHEPTAGEINQLLAVRTLLEAEAARLAAAHADEDGIAVLNEILAQGVLAATEDDEDAALALNARFHAKVVELSGNTVLAELAAQVDRRVRRYCTPIARQHGHRSWSEHRDLIAAIADHDEQGAARLMREHTEHTRSSQHARDTS; from the coding sequence ATGTTGTCGACAGGACTGCCGCACGGAGCGGTGCCCAAGCTCGAACGGCCCGGCCCGCTGCGCGACCGCGTCTACGAGGCACTGCTCGAACTCATCACATCGCGCGCGCTGCAGCCCGGCCGGCACCTCGTCGAGAGCGAACTCGCCGGTCTGCTCGGCGTCTCACGGCAGCCCGTGCGCGAGGCGCTGCAGCGGCTGAACACCGAGGGCTGGGTCGATCTCCGGCCGGCCCAGGGCGCGTTCGTGCACGAGCCGACCGCAGGGGAGATAAACCAACTCCTAGCCGTGCGAACCCTGTTGGAGGCCGAAGCCGCACGTCTCGCGGCCGCGCACGCGGACGAGGACGGCATCGCCGTCCTGAACGAGATCCTGGCGCAGGGTGTGCTGGCCGCCACCGAGGACGACGAGGACGCCGCGCTCGCACTGAACGCCCGCTTCCACGCGAAGGTCGTCGAGCTGTCGGGCAACACGGTCCTCGCCGAGCTGGCGGCCCAGGTCGACCGCCGGGTACGCCGGTACTGCACGCCTATCGCCCGGCAACACGGCCACCGGTCCTGGAGCGAGCACCGCGACCTGATCGCGGCCATCGCCGATCACGACGAACAGGGGGCCGCCCGGCTGATGCGCGAGCACACCGAGCACACCCGCAGTTCGCAGCACGCCCGCGACACGTCCTGA